The following coding sequences are from one Calditrichota bacterium window:
- a CDS encoding DUF2283 domain-containing protein, whose amino-acid sequence METTVVKDIFNALPFIKKLGSKHIWFDFDEEADVLYISFERPQHATDTDILPDGILLRLRGKKVVGVTITNVSKR is encoded by the coding sequence ATGGAAACCACAGTAGTGAAAGACATTTTTAATGCGTTACCCTTCATCAAAAAACTTGGTTCAAAACATATCTGGTTTGATTTTGATGAAGAAGCCGACGTTTTATACATCAGCTTTGAACGACCACAACACGCAACTGACACTGATATTTTGCCGGATGGAATTTTGCTCAGACTTCGCGGGAAAAAAGTTGTTGGAGTTACCATTACAAATGTGAGCAAGAGGTAA
- a CDS encoding DUF433 domain-containing protein, with protein MNQRTNYFSYSKICSGFSYLKRISIPVHIILSHLAAGDGFDIILENFPGITIEDIKACLEYASYLATEKEISIS; from the coding sequence ATAAATCAAAGAACGAATTATTTTTCATATTCAAAAATTTGTAGTGGATTTTCTTACCTAAAGAGAATTAGCATTCCGGTTCATATAATTTTAAGCCATTTGGCTGCTGGTGATGGTTTTGATATAATTTTAGAAAATTTTCCGGGGATTACAATCGAAGATATCAAGGCGTGCCTCGAATACGCTTCATATTTAGCAACTGAAAAAGAGATATCAATTTCATGA
- a CDS encoding dephospho-CoA kinase yields MLKLGITGGIGCGKSEVSHLLRQRRIPIFAADRLAKILMNHDPKIRAQLVDLLREGIYQPDGKLNRGRMAEILFSDPEMRGKVNDIVHPRVIQYEHQLLGKIAQKGRRPIAGVEAALIFEAGSDIHYDVILVVSASRKAIFERLRKRDDINEAEIERRIVSQMPLEEKIRRADYVIRNDGTLEDLANEVDEFIRFLQKKL; encoded by the coding sequence ATGCTAAAACTCGGCATCACCGGCGGCATTGGCTGCGGCAAATCTGAAGTCAGTCATCTTTTACGTCAGAGGCGAATCCCCATTTTTGCTGCGGATCGGCTGGCGAAAATTTTGATGAATCACGATCCGAAAATTCGAGCGCAATTGGTTGATCTTTTGCGTGAAGGAATTTACCAGCCTGACGGAAAATTGAATCGGGGACGAATGGCGGAAATTTTATTTTCCGATCCTGAAATGCGGGGGAAGGTGAACGACATCGTCCATCCGCGGGTTATTCAGTACGAACATCAATTGCTGGGAAAAATCGCGCAAAAAGGCAGGCGCCCCATCGCCGGCGTCGAGGCGGCGCTGATATTCGAGGCTGGCTCTGATATTCACTACGACGTGATTCTTGTCGTCAGTGCTTCGAGAAAGGCGATTTTTGAGCGGCTGAGAAAGCGGGACGATATTAACGAGGCGGAAATCGAGCGCCGAATTGTTTCGCAGATGCCGCTGGAAGAGAAAATCCGCCGCGCTGATTACGTGATTCGCAACGACGGCACGCTGGAAGATTTAGCGAACGAAGTGGATGAATTTATTCGATTTTTACAGAAAAAGTTGTGA
- a CDS encoding DNA internalization-related competence protein ComEC/Rec2, whose product MDDILKRLQTKPALKALLPFLLGIIAAYLLEPPPVLIFGMLIFFAVISLVSLKFSPPLAGYFLLITLISAGAMRLSLSSHLFSKNHIKYFTDTRENLIVTGEVCGFPQKKNSGMRIEFEPDTVLFQGRSYATEGKILLRLRNFVLPLAYGDRLKFLGKIETPPGERNPGDFNYRKFLAAQGIYGLVNIRSDWQVICLPQKRSFSILALAARVKAKIAEQIDKLYSGDVAALLKGLLIGERSEISYRIRDSFARSGVIHALAISGLHVGYILLIFWSLLGVFRVPRRQGYLLIILGLIAYNLIVGFKPPIVRASLMAGIFLLGKWLQRPIDIWNVISAAALIILLIHPQDLFQASFQLSFAAVIAIIYGYQKLKILFEKSALFRKLTVGKFGNSIGTLFLVSLSAQLGTLPLTVYYFHRVPLIAVFMNLIVIPLVGVVIAYGFASLIFSFLIFAVGDIFAYANTLFARILLALTNVAGNFHWASADVFVSNFQFVVLFYILLWIFLNINKKRVAKIALFLALILGNISLWGSVFSDDNWLYVTFLDVGQGDSIFIQFPDGKNMLIDGGPQSENFNAADFFILPFLKRKHIRHLDTIVLSHADNDHIGGLPEILRHISVQRVVDNGIYHDSDICHLYKFLLDAEHVAVSAPTMLDSTGSHCLVALQPMKDFLRMNPDDVNNNSVVLKLIYGEKKFLFTGDIEKEAEVALVRYGDFLQADVLKIAHHGSNTSSCEEFVQNVRPDFAVISVGKMNKFGFPSDEVIERLEKMKIKIARTDYSGAVVFRTNGKILERIR is encoded by the coding sequence ATGGATGATATTCTCAAACGATTGCAAACCAAACCGGCTCTGAAAGCTCTTCTCCCTTTTCTGCTGGGAATTATTGCGGCGTATTTGCTGGAACCGCCTCCTGTACTCATTTTTGGAATGTTGATTTTCTTCGCTGTTATCTCGTTGGTCAGTTTAAAATTTTCTCCTCCACTCGCCGGCTATTTTTTACTCATCACTCTCATCTCCGCTGGGGCGATGCGGCTTTCACTTTCCAGCCATTTATTTTCAAAAAATCACATCAAATATTTCACCGACACCAGAGAAAATCTCATCGTTACCGGCGAAGTTTGCGGCTTTCCGCAAAAGAAAAACTCCGGTATGCGCATTGAATTTGAACCGGATACGGTGCTCTTTCAGGGACGTAGCTATGCCACCGAGGGAAAAATTTTGCTGCGTTTGCGGAATTTCGTTTTGCCATTGGCTTATGGCGATAGGTTAAAATTTCTGGGAAAAATCGAAACTCCGCCCGGGGAGAGAAACCCCGGCGATTTTAATTATCGGAAATTTTTGGCGGCGCAGGGAATTTACGGTCTTGTGAACATTCGCTCAGACTGGCAGGTAATTTGTCTCCCGCAAAAACGCAGCTTTTCAATTCTGGCGCTGGCGGCAAGAGTGAAAGCAAAAATTGCGGAGCAAATCGACAAACTCTATTCCGGCGATGTGGCGGCGCTGCTGAAAGGATTGCTCATCGGCGAGCGCAGCGAAATTTCCTACCGCATTCGCGATTCGTTCGCGCGCAGCGGCGTGATTCACGCGCTGGCAATTTCCGGGCTGCACGTAGGTTATATTTTGCTCATTTTCTGGAGCCTGCTCGGCGTTTTCCGCGTTCCCCGACGGCAGGGATATTTGCTCATCATTCTGGGACTGATTGCCTACAATCTAATCGTCGGATTCAAACCGCCCATCGTGCGCGCGTCGTTGATGGCGGGAATTTTTCTGCTGGGAAAATGGCTGCAACGCCCCATTGACATCTGGAATGTGATTTCCGCGGCAGCGTTGATCATTTTGCTTATTCATCCGCAAGATTTGTTTCAGGCATCTTTTCAATTGTCATTTGCGGCAGTGATCGCCATCATTTATGGCTACCAAAAATTAAAAATTCTCTTTGAAAAGAGCGCACTTTTTCGTAAATTGACTGTCGGAAAATTTGGCAACAGTATCGGCACTCTGTTTCTTGTTTCGCTGTCGGCGCAGTTGGGAACCCTGCCACTGACGGTGTACTATTTTCACCGCGTGCCGCTGATCGCTGTTTTCATGAATTTGATCGTGATTCCTCTGGTGGGCGTGGTGATCGCTTACGGTTTTGCATCGCTGATTTTCTCTTTTTTGATTTTTGCTGTCGGAGATATTTTTGCCTATGCCAATACTTTGTTCGCGCGAATTTTACTCGCGCTGACTAACGTCGCAGGAAATTTTCACTGGGCGTCGGCTGATGTTTTTGTGAGCAATTTTCAGTTCGTCGTTTTGTTTTACATTCTGCTTTGGATTTTTCTGAATATCAATAAAAAGCGCGTGGCAAAAATCGCCCTTTTTTTGGCGCTGATTTTGGGAAACATTTCTCTGTGGGGTTCGGTTTTTTCCGATGATAACTGGCTGTACGTGACATTTTTGGACGTGGGACAGGGAGATTCCATTTTTATTCAATTTCCTGACGGGAAGAATATGCTCATCGACGGCGGTCCCCAATCAGAAAATTTCAATGCGGCCGATTTTTTTATTTTGCCTTTTTTGAAAAGGAAACACATTCGCCATCTGGACACGATCGTTTTGTCCCACGCGGACAATGATCACATCGGCGGATTGCCGGAAATTTTGCGACACATCAGCGTGCAGCGTGTGGTGGACAACGGCATTTACCACGATAGCGATATTTGTCATTTGTACAAATTTTTACTCGACGCGGAGCACGTGGCAGTGAGTGCGCCGACAATGCTGGATTCCACTGGTTCACACTGTTTGGTTGCGTTGCAGCCGATGAAAGATTTTCTGCGCATGAATCCCGATGATGTGAATAACAACTCAGTCGTTTTGAAATTGATTTACGGGGAGAAAAAATTTCTGTTCACCGGCGATATCGAAAAAGAGGCGGAAGTTGCGCTCGTTCGCTACGGCGATTTTTTGCAAGCGGACGTGCTGAAAATTGCCCATCACGGGAGCAATACTTCCAGTTGCGAGGAATTCGTGCAAAATGTGAGACCGGATTTTGCCGTGATCAGCGTGGGAAAAATGAACAAATTTGGTTTTCCTTCAGATGAGGTGATTGAACGGTTAGAAAAAATGAAAATAAAAATTGCTCGCACCGATTACTCCGGCGCGGTTGTTTTTCGAACAAATGGGAAGATTTTAGAACGAATTCGATGA
- the pyk gene encoding pyruvate kinase produces MRKAKIVCTLGPATATEEKIVRLVNAGMDVARLNFSYGSHEEYRQRIEIIRRVAEKLNKSVAILQDLQGPKLRVGKMKNGKIFLKTGERITITTEEVWGTEKLISTTYRHLASDVSPGNAILLDDGLIKLKVLRSDGEKVECEIVEGGALSDHKGINLPGVRISQPSLTKKDVADLQFGIEQKVDFVAMSFVRHPDDILKIKKIIEQNRSEIMVIAKLEKPEAIHFLDEIIEVADGVMVARGDLGVEMPLEQVPSLQKIIIRKAIKKGKPVITATQMLESMRLFSRPTRAEVSDVANAIYDGTDAVMLSAETATGKFPVEAVRVMDKIIREAESHRDFIAVPHLRADEKTQSIADAVSNSACEAAEHLNTRAIVAFSKSGFTARMVAKYKPKTNIIAFTPSDVVRRQLNLSWGVTPFRMDYLENTDAIFAKTEEILIEKELVKKGDVVSVLLGAPIFARGTTNLMKLHVVGEGSFQR; encoded by the coding sequence ATGCGAAAGGCGAAAATTGTGTGCACTTTGGGACCGGCGACGGCGACGGAAGAGAAAATTGTGCGGTTAGTGAACGCAGGCATGGATGTGGCGCGGCTAAATTTTTCCTATGGCAGCCACGAAGAATATCGGCAAAGAATTGAAATTATCCGCCGCGTGGCGGAGAAGTTAAATAAATCCGTTGCGATTCTGCAAGATTTGCAGGGCCCAAAGTTACGCGTGGGCAAGATGAAAAACGGAAAAATATTTCTCAAAACAGGTGAGAGAATTACGATTACGACCGAAGAAGTTTGGGGAACAGAAAAATTAATTTCCACGACCTACCGGCATCTCGCCAGTGATGTCAGCCCGGGAAACGCGATTTTGCTCGACGACGGTTTGATCAAATTGAAAGTGCTTCGCTCAGACGGCGAAAAAGTCGAGTGCGAAATTGTCGAAGGCGGCGCGCTTTCCGATCACAAAGGGATCAATTTGCCGGGCGTGCGCATCAGCCAGCCTTCGCTAACGAAAAAAGATGTCGCCGATTTGCAGTTTGGCATCGAGCAAAAAGTGGATTTTGTCGCCATGTCTTTTGTGCGGCATCCGGATGATATTTTGAAAATAAAAAAAATTATTGAGCAAAATCGAAGCGAAATCATGGTCATCGCCAAGCTGGAGAAGCCAGAAGCCATTCATTTTCTCGATGAAATTATCGAAGTTGCGGACGGCGTGATGGTTGCGCGCGGCGATCTGGGCGTGGAGATGCCGCTGGAGCAGGTGCCTTCTTTGCAAAAAATCATCATTCGCAAGGCGATCAAGAAGGGCAAGCCGGTAATTACTGCCACGCAGATGCTGGAATCCATGCGTCTTTTTTCTCGTCCCACGCGGGCGGAAGTGTCCGATGTGGCAAATGCCATTTACGACGGCACCGATGCGGTGATGCTTTCTGCCGAAACTGCCACCGGCAAATTTCCTGTGGAAGCAGTGCGCGTGATGGACAAAATTATTCGGGAAGCCGAAAGTCACAGAGATTTCATTGCCGTGCCGCATCTGAGAGCGGATGAGAAAACGCAATCCATCGCCGATGCCGTGAGCAATTCTGCCTGCGAAGCTGCGGAACATTTGAACACGCGCGCTATTGTGGCATTTTCCAAATCGGGCTTCACCGCGCGGATGGTAGCCAAGTACAAACCCAAAACAAATATTATCGCTTTTACGCCATCGGATGTTGTGCGCCGACAATTAAATTTATCCTGGGGGGTCACGCCGTTTCGCATGGATTATCTGGAAAACACCGACGCTATTTTTGCAAAAACCGAAGAGATTCTCATCGAAAAAGAATTGGTAAAAAAAGGTGATGTTGTTTCCGTGCTGCTAGGCGCTCCGATTTTCGCGCGCGGGACAACAAATTTGATGAAATTACACGTGGTTGGCGAAGGGTCTTTTCAGAGATAA